A stretch of DNA from Bradyrhizobium algeriense:
CGGCGAAGCCCTTCAGCGCGGCCGATATCCGGATGAGACAGCATCGCATCGATTGCGCCGGTCGTGATGGCAACAGCGGCGTCTGAGCGAACAGGCCAGTGTGAGACCAACAGCGCACGTGCGCCTGCATAGAAAAACGCTCTCGCAAGCCCGGAGAATGCCTCCGAATTCGATGCATCACTGCCCGCCGTGTTGCAGGCTGAAAGCACCACCCAGTCGGCGTTGAGTTTGAACCCGGAAATCTCCGATGATGAGAGATAGCCATCGTCGACCTGCGTGGCGGCAGCCGGCGGCGTCAAGAGGGCGCCCAAACGGCGTTTGTTGCTCGGGCTTGGCCAGCGCGCATGAAGGCGTAGCTGCTTGTAATCATAAACCCACCGGACGCCATGCGTCCGGCGTTTGAGGTTTGAATTCGTGCAGGATAGAGGCGGTCCTCGTCCGTTTTTCTGGCCGGGTCCGGACCGCCGTCGCAGACATCAAAACGGGCGAGTCGGCCTCGGACGCAACTTCATACGGGCTTTGAATCCGTCAGAAGATGCATACTCGATCCGCTAAGACAATGCTCTCAATCGCCGGATCGAGCAGCCGCCCTCATCGCATCCTGTCTTTCAAATACAGGAAAAACTTACAGCAGCAAAAAGCGCATATCAGCGCCGGCAGAAACATGATCGCGGCGAGCAGCAAAGGCGACATGCTCGACGAAGGGTCGATCCATCTTCCAAACGACCAGCCCAAAGCGAGATCAATGGAGACAACCAGCAACGCGAGGGCAAGCAGCGGCAAAAACAGCCCTGTAAACATTGAACGCCAGCTCG
This window harbors:
- a CDS encoding CHAT domain-containing protein, whose product is MGALLTPPAAATQVDDGYLSSSEISGFKLNADWVVLSACNTAGSDASNSEAFSGLARAFFYAGARALLVSHWPVRSDAAVAITTGAIDAMLSHPDIGRAEGLRRSLSALIARGGDYAHPSAWAPFVLVGKGSP